GAGAATCAAAATCAAGGACTCACTTCGTCTACACATCTGAAGATCTATGAGATAATTGATGATGACAACCACAGCCAATCTCCTGGAAGAAGTGTCTCCCAGAAAACCGAGGTTCAAACTCCATCTAGATGTTTAAACCTAGGAGAGAAGCTTAACAAAGGAAAGAGCTTGATCCCTAGTCCCAGATTGTCCGCAAAACAGATTTCAAGAGGTGATCATGATAAGGAAGAGCAAACCGGTCGGACGGGACCCACTGAAGTGCAAGGTGATCACCAAGACGAACCTCCTTCTCAAAGGGATTATGACTTCGGGAGTCAAAGATCTGAAAAGGTCATAAGCCCAACGACAAGTCCAAAAGGATTCTCATATGACACGCCTTCATCACAGTTGCCAGCATCTAGGCTATTGAGACCGATGCACAATGTCACCTCATATGTTAAAGAGTCTACTTCGCAAGAACCTGAACAATCCAAGAAACCCGAGGTACCAGCCGTTGTGGTGTCAGGTGCCGTGACCCATGACATCACTCCCGAAGAGGAAAACCCATATCTTCAGCCTGATAGAAAAAAAGTGCAATTACCCATTCATCATGGACAATCATCACAAAGTGTAAGACTGAAAAACGATTGTCAAAAAACTAAAATACCAATTCCACCCGCTCGGTCTTCTTCTTTTAAGACGAAGAAAGGAAAAGATGCTTCGATACGACCTTCCAATGTCACAGTGCGAGATACCTCATTGGTTGACTCTAAATCATGTTCAAAATCACTGATTTCCCTCAAAGATATGTCAACAGACCAGCAAAATGAACATAAAAGGACGTATAACACTTCCGTAATCCCACTTCCGCACCTAAATCAGGATTATAGAGCTCCTGAGGACCTGCAACGAGACAATGATTCAGATCTTGAAGACAACAGCCCAGATGAAAGTACCCAAGACGTTGCACTGCAAGATGCCCCTTCATTtcaaagaaaactaaagaatCTCCACAAAGTTGTCAAGAGGAACCTGAAGAAGAAGCCCAAGGAGGAATTAGAGAGACGACCAAGACTAGACGCCCTGGAGAGACGACCAAGACAAGATGACCTGGAGAGACCACGAAGACAAGACGACCTGGAGAGACCACCAAGACAAGATGACCTGGAGAGACGACAAAGGCAAGACAGTCTCCCTCTTGATGATTCAACCAAGGAGGCCATCTATGATGACATCGATGGCTGCTTTAATCAAAAGAAAGAACTCACAATGGCTGATGCATCTGGAGAGCGGCAGTATGGAGAGCAGCGAAAGCAACTGTCTAAGGACCTGCTGGCAAAACTCACCCAAAGTAAGTGGAGGaatacaaggtttttaggtAGTAAACTACAGACAGCAGTTTTCCAAATGCTGCTACAAGCCACCTTCCCCAATACTGCTACAAGCCACCGTGTAACATTATTATCAGAATAAATTATCTTACACAGCTTATAAAATACCCTATAAAGCAGTTAaagggtttgataccttttgtagatcaagttttttggcAAAGACATGGATCCCTACTagctgtgaatgaagatgtatacaTCATGTAACATAATTTACCtgagaagtttcagcttcattagctgacaagtttttgtgaaaaaatgtgaaaatcagagagcgatgttttcaggagagtggcGTTAATACCAGTTCTTGTAAAAAACAGAATGACTTTTTGGTGAACAAACTCGAAAAGCTTCTAGACATTCTCCATTCTCCAGTTTGTCCTCCTTTTGGTCAAAATGAAACTCTGTTTCTCTTTTATCATAAACTACAagaaattttcttttttgccAACTTTTAGGCACAGCATCAAAACAGCCATTCATCCCATCGAGATCCAAATTTTGCACGGAAGCTCAAGGCGTAGATGGGAATGATGTTGCAGTTGGATTACCAGGTATAGGTGCTGGAACTACATCTAACCGCTCCCGTAAGTCTCGACACAGTACAGGTGATTATAAATAGGATAGTGCTTCAGGTGGGGTTGGAATTGTCCCGAGGGtactcggttcatacttcctacgatTGTGAAGCATTTGgatgtcacatggctgttttcgcagcgaatgtttcgcggGAGTTGAACACAAGTCAACTGAAGCGAAGTACTCCTTGCAAATCTGGACGTAAACATTCttatcgcatttgcaggaagttaATATGAACCGTGCTTTAACCTTCACCAGTGACTTCATACTTTATTGTTCCAATGCTCGAATTTTTTGCACGAATGGAGGGATGTTAACGGTAGCCAATGCGCCATTCATACAAAATATCAGAGCGATGGAACAGTGGCATGATCATGACGTCACAGATGGAGATAATTATGAAGTAATAAGTTGTTTGCTACAAAAATCAAGAGTCATCAGTGTTATTATTGTATACTCCTCATATTCAAGCATTTCTGGTAAATCTGAGGAGTTCAAGTGCAGCTATATAAAACATGTAAATAATGTAAGCAGAACTTGGCCACTACtgagaatttgaaactttgcatggtggatttGCAACCAAGagtggtttgcggtaacaccaagttggggaggtagtgctttctaccagccaggcttctgattgatgatacccaagcctacatccgtatggactgtaaagggggtaaccctaaTTCAGCTCTTGCAGTAGGTGGCAAAGGCCCCTGGATGAACaaatattgtagcccacaccttgaagtggccttcaggctttATGTGTCTGGCgaattgcacaaaaaaaaacatgtgaatatctcttttgatgattgttggttctgaaaagaactggtgatTAACCACTCCTGAAGACAATAGCATACTGACCATAAAACTCTCTTAGTTAGTGTAACACCATGCTAGTAGAAActtcaataaaataattctcacattaaagggaaggtacacgttttgtaatgactcaaaacaaatattaacttaaaaactgacttggtaacgagcattggagagctgttgatagtataaaacattgtgggaaatgactccctctgaagtaatgtagtttttgagaaagaagtaatttctcgctaaaataataacagatttctagctagaagtcttttattcctatctgaaagcacacaaattcgtccaacaagggtgttttttctttcatcatttgttcgcaacttcaatgaccgattgagcccaaattttcacaggcttgttattttatgcttatgaaggaatacaccaagtgagaacactggtctttgataattaccaaatgtgtaccgcgcctttaaataaataactgaCTGACAATCTCGAACTTGGTCTTTTTTAACAGATGAAATGATAAGCTATGAAGACACTTCGATGTATGAAGTTGGCGCTCAACTTGATGCTAAACTCTCTCCAAATAAATCCTTACCAAAAGATATAAAACCATGCGCGAAAACTGCAGATATGGAATGCTACGAAGACATATGCACATTTCAGAAACAAGTCGCAAACCCGATCACACTGGCCCTAACCAAGAATTTGCCAAATCTTCTACCCTTTGTGTTACCCTCTGCGCAAACGGATGACAAGGAATGCTATGGAAGCGCCAGTACACCAGTGTACAGAACCAGAACCGACCAGCTCAAACCAGTTCCCAAAGTGACCGGAACCGACCAGCTCAAACCAGTTCCCAAAGTGACCGGAACCGACCGGCTCAAACCAGTTCCCAAAGTGACCGGAACCGACCGGCTCAAACCAGTTCCCAAAGTGAAAAAGATACCATCTTTTCCTCCAGGGGCATCACCATCTAAACAACAGGCAGCAGTCGATGACATGGTCAGCTATGAGGATGTCAGTATACCCGAGTATCCATATGGTACATCTAGTGAACAATTCAAACTGGtttccaaaacaaaaactgttccCCAAATTCCAACTCGAACAAACATGGACTATCGCCTCCCAACAGATGACATGGTTACTTACGAAGATGTTACAACTCCATGTAATCCAGATTGCGCCAGAATGGATCAGTTAAAACCGGTTTCCAGGAAGGAAATGCCAAACATTACTCGGACTGTGACCGATGAAATGACGACCTACGAAGACGTCACTAAACCCGAGTCTCATATTGGAACTAGAAAACCAATTCGCCAGAAAAAGTTACCAGCTATACCTTCTCGTGGTGTTGACAATCCCCGCACAGCATTTGCGTACACCAAAGATGCTTTCAACTCACCTGAGCCTTCGACCAGAATAGAACACGCTAAATCGGTTCCCAAAGCTCTAGTATTTCCACCACGCTATACTGATGCACCACCTGAAGACAACTATGAAGACATCAGCATCCCAGTAAATCTCACTGGACAGACCAAAGGCAAGAAATTACCAACGATACCACCTTGTGATGAAGTGCAACTTTTTGCTGACCACCACACTACAACTAGAACTGACCAGTTCCAGCCGGTTCAGGGAAGGCAATCACCAGTTATTCCTCCTCGGAATCCAGAAAGATCCCATGTGGGAACTGATGACATGGTAAGCTATGACAACGTTACTATTCCTGAGCATCACGTAAAAGAGGCAAGAGATTTCAAACCAGCTGCTAAAAAGAAAGTACCGGCAGTACCGCCCATACCGCCCCGAGAATATTCCAAACCTGCTTCAGAATACGACACGATCGCTTCAGGAGAAGTCAGGAACTTGGACTATCCAAACGAAGCCAGGATGAACCAGTTCAAAGTCTTGCCAACACACGGCACACCACCATGCACAACTGATGACATGACAAATTATGAAGACATGAATAGGGTCCAGAAACCGGCTAGAACCAGATCTGACCAGCACAGTAACCCAATTGTAACTCCAGATAACATGCCAGGTTATGAAGACATGACCGTGCCTCAGTATCCGGATGGAACTGGATCTGACCCGATCAAGGTGGTCAGAACAAACACAGGGAAGTTGATGCCAGTCCGTGTATTTgtcccaaaacaaaaatacaaatactaGAACGTACATTagttttaacgaaaaccctgaaccatcgtaggattccaatgtatgcttattggttgtgtacaaatccaatggagtatgtccagaacacggttaggaaaaaaaacacaatgatgCCAACATTAGGAAAGCGTcgtagactcccctcaagtaagtccttaatccaaacaggtccacactgtattgcaaACACCCATAGAGAAAGTGTACATCCACATGAGAGAAACTGCACCCACtttagtgactacatccagaagtactacgttgtacccatgacgccaatattttaatttattcgttaatgatagacatcccttgattggttttaatggacggaaacaattatttttagaatcagtatattttttgacacaaaatatcaaatttaggaaacaaacagataaataattttgaagttattaagtttttgaccatttaaatgttgacatttgaagagccattgtgtttgtgcacagacacaaaacgtgcaatacatgacgtcatggtgacgtcgtccggattttaaggccatggaatagttatacagtacccaaAGAGTACaacattgagaaaaaaaaattgcgatcggacgtatagtttgtgagatatggcgGTCTGAAGATTTGCTAATTTaatattcatgtcgttataacttagttaattaattatttaatttatgcaaattacatttaactgCAACTTCAAGAcataagctttaatatgatatagggtctgactcttttatactaagccaagtatgatttttggctttaacaaaatgccctggttaaacctatgggcttttgacggaaacaaataacaaataaaaatcttgacgatttcaatagctgttccgactaaagttcggaacagctaataacaaataaaaatcttgacgatttcaatagctaataattgtggcttcttataaagcgcacatgtccgtcactcagtgacgctcctggcgctgtaacatacagtattccCTGCCAGATtatgggactacgtttgaataatgagacctaattctgatagcaccatgtaatgctttacaagatactgtggcgcaatttgctgccgatcggaccaggaacaccggggtgaaccctttctcttttcgataagtgcactgggtacttttacatgcgttacgaaaacacatgggaccaatggcttaacatcccatccgaaggacgaagcaatggttaagtgtcttgcttaaggaccaTGTGCCACGGCTggtgactcgaacccacactctgctgatcagaaacaccagagtttgaattcggtgctcttaaccgctcggccatgacacttccacattTCTATGCATTTCTGATGAGAACAAAAAGCTCTATTACACAAGTCAGTTTGCTGCAAGGAGACACGTACCAAGGTGATTTAAATTTAGTTCAGTACTTTTTTCAATAGAGTATTATTGGAATCTaaaatatgcatttaaaaatataatttcaAAAGAGAATTCTTCGTAAATTGTGAttatatataattaaaaaaattaaaaaattagtaATATATCTGTTACTCCAATATTTGGAAATtacataaaaatacaatttgatATTTCAAGCAGTTaacatttttgtacaatttaaaaaaaatatactcatAACTGCAAAATTttaatctttaaaacaaaagatgaGTGATCAGAAATTACAAAACACCGAGAAATAGTTTggaaaaacagcaacaaatctTGGCACATGATTAAAGTGTAATTcggaaaaatttgaaaacttatttcaataaacattcataattattaataatagttCATAATTGGTATTGTatatcatatattttttatctTTAAGGTCGCCTAATTGTTTTGATGTAAACAACTTTTGGTGACTCAAAAAGCCATTTGCGTCGAGATTTGAATAATggctggtacaatgacttgctaaaGTCACAACTTActgtttaaaagcactggacactcaaaataattttattcattaaaatttacttggtaacaagcaatggagagctgttgatagtataaaaaaaaacattttgagaaacggctccctctgaagtaacgtagtttttggaaaagaagtaatttctcactaagatttttgaattaaatttgagacctcagctttgtgcgacaaaggtgtttttcttccattattctctcgatacttttcacaggttttttattttatgcatatgttgagatacgccaagtgtgaaaactggtttttacaattaccaaaagatgtccagtgcctttaaatttaaattcctcagactatcaagACAGTTGCTATATCccatgattcggggcaagcttttgcgtagttgcGTAAAATACAgcgaacacccatacacaattttgAATGAATGTGAAGATGGTTCCAGgcttttaaatttatttcctttgttttttattgtttattctgttttataatttaatgtaggcttttgcttttaaaatatatttttaatatattttcacAGTCGTTCATGGTGGTCTGTTTCTGttccctattttattttatttaatcctCAATGTATGCTTTAATTTTTCTTTCCTAAGACGATtcttttttaattgttaactttgtacatatcagattgtttttatataggctatatgaatatttctaattgtttttttatcctttcctgtaattggcggctcgtccgctgttggtttggttaataaatataataacataacataatctggaggttgctatacaaaagttTGCCTAAGACAATTCACATAGAAACCTTCTCTATTAGTCTGAGATACTTAAATTTAAGTGGTTACTTTTGACTAAGGAAGTCATTGTGCCAGACTTTATTCAAATCTACCTCGCAAATGGCTCATTGTTTAAAAGCATGGGAtgctattggtaataattgtaagcaaaaaAGCTTACtctgtaatgagcaatggagagcttttggtgacatgaaacattgtgagaaacggctccctctgaagtgctatagtttttgagaaagagcaaactctcactcaaatattaaaagacttcagacttGAAGCCTGTaatagacatctgaaagcacacaagtttgtgcaacgagagtgttttttcttataatattctcttgcaacctccATGACCAAATTAGTCAaactttttacagatttgttattttatgcatatgttgggacacaacaggtgagaatactggtctttgacaaagatCATAGctatgtgtccagtgcctttaaagacactggacacctttggtaattgtcaaagaccagtcttctctcttggtgtatctcaacatacgcacaaaataacaagcctgtgaaaatttgaactcaattggtcgtcgaaattgcaagataataatgggaaaaaacttccttgtcacacgaagttgtgtgcttccagatgcttgatttcgggacctcaaaatctaattctaaggtcttgaaaattacttctttctccaaaactacgttacttcagagggagccgtttctcacaatgttttatactatcaacagctctccattgcttgttaccaaataagttttatgcaaacatttattttgagtaattaccaatagtgttcactgcctttaaggattaaATGACATATTTTCCAATTCATAATGCATGATGTATGTACATAAAGCTGTACAATTAAatgaaaattaaaatggttatACGTTCAATTAAAGGGTCTAggtattttttgtaggacataaaacacaatgtcaacagattaacataaaacttacactatttgaagataacgatggtagaaagattcccttaaaatagtacttgctgaggtgctttagtttttgagaaatgagtaaaacagtgtcatgaacATGATATTCGTCTCAGttatcatgagacgaaaattattttagcatgtaaaaacatattttcatgacattgtattactctttctaaacaaaaactacagcacctcagcaactacattgtaatattttaaggtacgctttctgctatcattttcttcaaatggtgttagtttaatataaatctgtggacattgtgttttgtgttacagaaagtacccaaatccattAAAGAAAGTTACACACAACCTTCAGCCTTCAGTCCATAATAAGAAAGTGAAACTGACCTCTGCTTATATTTCCTTGTAATATTTTCTTCTTCTGCCGACTGGATATTCCAAAATGGAAGGGGCTCTCTGAAAGGAAAGTAATTTTAAGACCGTCAGCTAACCTTTCACTCGAAACATTTCAGTTTCTATTAGTTCTTGGTTGTGTTCCTGATAGGCCagtgaagacactggacacctttggtaattgtcaaagaccagtcttctcacttggtgttggtatatctcaacacatgcataaaataataaaaaatgtgaaaatttgaactcaattggacatcgaatttgcaagagaataattgaagaaaaaacgcccttgtcatacaagttgtgtgctttcagatgcttaaattctagacctcagctgaggtttcgaaatcaattcaaataatatttcagtgagaaattacttctttctcaaaaactatggagccgcttctcacaatgttttatactatcaacaactctccattgctcattaccaagtaagtttttatgctgacaaaaattttgagtaattacctatagtgtccagtgcctttaaagccattggacaccttccataaacagtattgtccaaaggcccagacttcgtgtatcacaacacaacttatttataaaataacaaacctgtgaaaatttaggctcaagtggtcatcggagtcgggagaaaataacgggaaaaacccacccttgtttccgcacgtttcgctgtgtcatgacaatgtgtttaaaataaatctgtaattctcccTATCGAGAattgaatattgttttaatgttttctcaaaaagtaacgcatttcatggaataatatttcaagagaagtctttcaccattaccttctgtaaacactgtaagttatttgtaaatctgtgaattttttttttatgttacgaaagtgtataatggctttaaaggcccATACTACTGTACCTCTTTGTCAGTGttgaagggtttgggtacttttcgtGTGACATTTCACACaaaagtacacagatttacatttaacttacattgtttaaagataatgatggtaaaaagcttcccttacaaTACTAttagtgctgtagtttttgagaaattagtaaaacaatttcaagaaaaaactTGAAGACTAATGAAGCTAAAACTTCTAATATTATACTTACATCGTCATTCCCAGCGAGTTGGGATTCATGCTGTACAttgtaatatatatatttcctctccgagacgacaattattttcatgaaattggtttactcatttctcaaaaactacagtacctcagcaagtaataaggtaagctttttaccatcattatctttgaaccgtgtaagtttaaaggcagtggacactattggtaattatcaacatatgcataaaataacaaacctgtgaaaatttgagctaaattggtcattgaacttgcgagataataatgaaagaaaaaacacccttgtcacacgaagttgtgtgcattcagatgcttgatttcgagacctcaaaatctaattctgaggtctctatatcaaactcatggaaaattacttctcttaaaaactacgttacttcagagggagccagttctcacagctctccattactctttaccaagaaagtttttatgctaaaaattattttgagcagttaccaatagtgtccactgccttaaagtaaatctgtggacatttaaaAGTACCTAAACCCTTTAAACCGCTCAGCTCCTATTTCAGAAAATGAAAGTTGTATTGAATTTTGTTTCACTGGAGTGATTGAAACTACACATATTATCTTCAGTAGGACCCcataaaaaatgataataaattTTATCTGCATACATTATATTACTTCCTTGTTTTGATAAAACAGTTTTAATCACATGTACTTCCTTCTAAAACTAAGCCAAGTTCATTATCttaaaggaaggtacacgtttggtaattactcaaaacaaatattaaaggaaggtacacgtttggtagttgtcaaagaccagtcttctcacttggtgtaggccATCACAACCATAAAAtagcaagcctgtgaaaatttgggctcaattggtcatcggagttgcaagaaaatgatgaaagaaaaaacacccttgtacgaaattgtgtggtttcagataaggataaaagacttctagctagaagtcttgtatttttttagtgagaaattacccctttctcaaaaactacgctacttcagagggagtcgtttcccacagtgttttatactatcaacatctctccaatgcttgttaccaagtcaggttttgaCCAGGGTTCTAGAAGTGGAAGGAGAGGACAGATAACCACGCACCACCCCCCTAGTTACAACACTACATTTGTACAGACAGGCTGAGATCGGGCGGTGTGTTCTTGGCCAGAGTGCGCTGTTTGCACGCCCTAAAAATAGGAACATGAGCCAAGAACAATAAACTCGGAATACCCAACATTTCAGCAGGGATCAGTCGACAACACTGTAGCAAATGGTGCTACATCATCATCGTTTGGGTGTAAGATACATGAAGAGCAATCCTACGTGCTCTTGAGCATCCAAGGACACACCGCCTGAAGTCAAGGTATAAGTCTAGTCTGTACGTTATGTTTTCTGCGTATCTACAAAGTATTTCCCTGTGTGTAGTAGACTTATAATgaacattatcttcaagtacgcactaatcctccaatcagattcgcagaatggaagATACATGAAGAGCAATCCTACGTGCTCTTGAGCATCCAAGGACACACCGCCTGAAGTCAAGGTATAAGTCTAGTCTGGTAGTTATGTTTTGTGCGTACTACAAAGTATGTCCCTGTGTGTAGTAGACTTATAATGAACACTATGGTAAAGCCCCTTGTACTTGGTACTAGGATAAGTGTGCTATTGCCCACTCGTATacaaccatagaaatagaacccggagaacgcagagtgtctcattgtgcgtgcggtttcgttgtgagaccatttttatggacacGCATACGCCATTTCCgtaacgcgtgtatggcaaactattttgccatacaattttgccatccaatgacatcatcattgaccaatgaaaacactagaaacggtctatgtgcgctgacatcttgccattttgccatacgcgcgtgtcacgcgatgataattttgccatacgcgcgtattACGCGATATTGATACtccgcgtccacagacgacacagagggtggccgagctcagcgttctccgggttctatttctatgcaCACGACacaaatatggtaaaaatggtgGACGCGCTCTTTGTGGAGCTGTGTTCCACGTCTGGAAGGGGGCAATATCAGAACCAAGTACTATTACAGAAAACAAAGCTGCCTGGTGGCTTTCTCTCACACACTCAATGTACATTAACATTACATTAATACAAGAGCAGAACACTTACAGCATCTATCACTAGATTAGACTGGTTTGGGCCGGATGATACCGGATTTTTCCAGTTCTTCCCGGATTTTGTCATAGACAGATGCATCTTCTATCGTCGGTGGAAtctaagaaaaaaatgaatataGGATTTTAAAAAAAGACGATGGTTAATCtcctgaataataataataataataacttaattaaaattataagttatcacacaagcgcgagtggaatacggaaaaatatagcgcttctgcatcccatatccaacgaggccgaaggccgagttggatatgggacgcaatagcgctatattttccgtatttccaggagcgcgcgtgtgataacgtatttatcttcaagcaaacttggcgcgtgacatagaacacacaagacgcatggtagtgataatagccatgcaatataggtttttatcaccactccattctgccaatctgattggaggattagcgcgtacttgaagataaattgaTTTACAATGagcccacctgagtaatatgtcttttttttcacagagctcaggtaagtacagagtatacagtgcgagAACTccgtgtgtatgggtaaaaccaaaaattaacatCCAAACACGTTAACGTCCGAACAGTAGGGTGCACTAACAATCAATTGCAAATTTGAAATCCTCGTTGTGTGTACTTACATTGAATGGCTCCCCATCCGCCAAAGCGGCAACCGTTGCTCTTGGAATCTTGCCCGATCTTGTCTTGGGTAATTTGTTGATGAGAACAGCCCGTTTGAAAGCTGCCACTGGCCCCACACCGTGCCGCACGGCCTCAATCACCTCCTGGACTATCTGCTCACGAGATTTGTCAATGTCTACAATATGAAAAGACGTCACTATTAAATTGAAgtgtattttaaagacactggacactattggttattgtcaaagaccagtcttctcactttgtgtatctcaacatgcataaaataacaaacctgtgaaaatttgatctcaattggtcattgaagttgcgagataataatgaaagaaaaaaacacccttgtcacacgaaggtgtgtgctctcagatgcttgatttcgagacctcaaaatcttattctgaggtctcgaaatcaaattcgtagaaaattacttcg
This region of Asterias amurensis chromosome 22, ASM3211899v1 genomic DNA includes:
- the LOC139953647 gene encoding uncharacterized protein isoform X1 yields the protein MSSFRSRRPEGNQSVEFPAKNRNKLPAKNRHTELNHTYDSVKSPPVPKKRDSIGGGYVIPARRFAQQEDPTEHYLNVPRNPQARNLMIGRQEGLPPQVNTPHVKHSVESRGDPPVGIKPRTPKREGKVDANSPRPQRRSEFDPPTTMGNLQGILESRMNSPRSRGPIPLPRFQKDRIPGPSRQITVPFSGAVRHPTSLSLTTGFLRELETVDPVLRGIFQQCGDTMERYAKQVADGRLIFTSDRFACGMFDHHGGYLPLPAHKVSLYVTPHAIVGDEQEPIFVYVLPESTQEILVFENGEEVISSTIVCGKTGHKFSSDVVLSFPVSTHGPDNSVDQQVIIWEYGMSTDDKPKQQVMDNILDCFYSIQDNRCTLMVNQLANFTVISKAERRAEGSRSYYPNPSSDESVSLRIGVFGRQIAGTGSAQIRVIFWKDSDLETKRIMCEEQRDGFSKLDRVRVMVINRYRKAVGVAVINVIPGWNLLSKDKENFTVEHILSQNRKGGHFPSCTFALYRVGGPGATNTPHVAACTIEVSQDGGDEDDGNEGDTIQLVAIVEGVATNQQAVCDPDTPSVHPRTQLKDSGDLTGLQDEPSPGKGLKAPIKSFPVTPIAKPSACLRYQILGELALHLEVSDISGRCWKLLAKNMGLSAPNICCLSERYLCPGEALINWYLGQQVAIVAPREALRRLLDLFREMKWPELQSIMVKELRLTENQNQGLTSSTHLKIYEIIDDDNHSQSPGRSVSQKTEVQTPSRCLNLGEKLNKGKSLIPSPRLSAKQISRGDHDKEEQTGRTGPTEVQGDHQDEPPSQRDYDFGSQRSEKVISPTTSPKGFSYDTPSSQLPASRLLRPMHNVTSYVKESTSQEPEQSKKPEVPAVVVSGAVTHDITPEEENPYLQPDRKKVQLPIHHGQSSQSVRLKNDCQKTKIPIPPARSSSFKTKKGKDASIRPSNVTVRDTSLVDSKSCSKSLISLKDMSTDQQNEHKRTYNTSVIPLPHLNQDYRAPEDLQRDNDSDLEDNSPDESTQDVALQDAPSFQRKLKNLHKVVKRNLKKKPKEELERRPRLDALERRPRQDDLERPRRQDDLERPPRQDDLERRQRQDSLPLDDSTKEAIYDDIDGCFNQKKELTMADASGERQYGEQRKQLSKDLLAKLTQSTASKQPFIPSRSKFCTEAQGVDGNDVAVGLPGIGAGTTSNRSRKSRHSTDEMISYEDTSMYEVGAQLDAKLSPNKSLPKDIKPCAKTADMECYEDICTFQKQVANPITLALTKNLPNLLPFVLPSAQTDDKECYGSASTPVYRTRTDQLKPVPKVTGTDQLKPVPKVTGTDRLKPVPKVTGTDRLKPVPKVKKIPSFPPGASPSKQQAAVDDMVSYEDVSIPEYPYGTSSEQFKLVSKTKTVPQIPTRTNMDYRLPTDDMVTYEDVTTPCNPDCARMDQLKPVSRKEMPNITRTVTDEMTTYEDVTKPESHIGTRKPIRQKKLPAIPSRGVDNPRTAFAYTKDAFNSPEPSTRIEHAKSVPKALVFPPRYTDAPPEDNYEDISIPVNLTGQTKGKKLPTIPPCDEVQLFADHHTTTRTDQFQPVQGRQSPVIPPRNPERSHVGTDDMVSYDNVTIPEHHVKEARDFKPAAKKKVPAVPPIPPREYSKPASEYDTIASGEVRNLDYPNEARMNQFKVLPTHGTPPCTTDDMTNYEDMNRVQKPARTRSDQHSNPIVTPDNMPGYEDMTVPQYPDGTGSDPIKVVRTNTGKLMPVRVFVPKQKYKY